A section of the Pseudophryne corroboree isolate aPseCor3 chromosome 11, aPseCor3.hap2, whole genome shotgun sequence genome encodes:
- the LOC134970254 gene encoding protein kinase C theta type-like, with product MSLNKRKRPNNNGSATKELAAPSKRKKEEDECEVKGDVFKTVTSGDIQVREENRSSEKASKTPQNKRKRESSDESPTMRKVRKTSSGKTEAMLKRVATKRSSDRTEDSGPCKKKKEEEHHDSPGEGPSVPIIPQASGRRGIKRTRISEETGHKKKRLADASGISIASTPETSVASHHLASLTFHRMLGEGAFGKVFLASHSISKQRLAVKVIEKRSVVNSIKKYFMCVEKEVMKITGESALFPHTYAAFHTPGHVFFVMEYLSGGDLCQLIQSRGPFDVPTIRFFAAEILCGLQFLHTRGIVHRDIKTENILLDAAGHVKIADFGLSVMNVHGDKKISGQAGTLCYMAPEIICKFPYNFMVDLFSFGVVLFEMATGIYPFHAGDDATKVALSIIRDAPCYPSNLHPEIRDLLERLLCKHPEERLNRCSNITCHPFFKSINWEKLEAGRITPPFTMYPTPVTMAEAIPVDDLLSPTESAISAEDESLLTGFSFTSDMWTTMNCVRQTTSRCIIL from the coding sequence ATGAGTCTAAATAAAAGAAAGCGACCAAATAACAACGGGTCTGCTACAAAGGAGCTAGCGGCTCCTAGTaagaggaagaaggaggaggatgaATGTGAGGTGAAAGGCGATGTTTTCAAAACCGTAACATCAGGAGACATTCAGGTGCGCGAGGAGAACCGGTCATCTGAGAAAGCATCAAAGACTCctcaaaataagagaaaaagagagtCATCAGATGAGTCCCCAACTATGAGGAAGGTGAGAAAGACCAGCAGCGGCAAAACTGAGGCCATGCTTAAGAGAGTGGCCACTAAAAGATCCTCAGACAGGACAGAGGACAGTGGACCAtgtaagaaaaagaaagaggaggaACATCATGACAGTCCAGGCGAGGGACCCAGCGTGCCCATCATACCCCAGGCATCTGGACGGAGGGGCATAAAGAGAACTCGTATAAGTGAGGAAACTGGCCACAAAAAGAAGAGATTAGCAGATGCAAGTGGGATATCCATAGCCAGTACCCCAGAGACATCAGTTGCGTCTCACCATCTGGCCAGTTTGACCTTCCACAGAATGCTTGGAGAAGGCGCCTTCGGGAAGGTGTTCCTAGCGTCCCATTCCATCAGCAAACAGCGTCTGGCCGTGAAAGTCATAGAAAAGAGGTCAGTAGTGAATAGCATTAAGAAATACTTTATGTGTGTAGAGAAAGAGGTGATGAAAATAACTGGGGAGAGTGCACTCTTTCCGCACACATATGCTGCCTTCCACACACCGGGCCATGTATTCTTTGTAATGGAGTACCTGAGTGGTGGAGACCTCTGCCAATTAATACAGAGCAGAGGCCCATTTGATGTTCCTACCATCAGATTTTTTGCAGCAGAAATACTCTGTGGGCTGCAGTTCCTGCACACAAGAGGCATTGTCCACAGGGACATTAAGACAGAAAATATACTTCTGGATGCAGCTGGCCATGTGAAAATCGCAGATTTTGGCCTCTCTGTGATGAATGTCCATGGCGATAAGAAAATCTCAGGACAAGCTGGTACTCTGTGTTACATGGCTCCAGAGATTATCTGTAAATTTCCATATAACTTCATGGTAGACCTATTTTCATTTGGGGTAGTATTATTTGAAATGGCTACTGGAATATACCCCTTTCATGCTGGCGATGATGCCACCAAGGTTGCGCTGTCTATCATACGTGATGCTCCATGCTATCCGAGCAATCTCCATCCAGAGATTAGGGACCTCCTTGAAAGACTCTTATGCAAACACCCAGAGGAGAGACTGAATCGCTGTAGTAACATCACATGTCATCCATTCTTCAAGTCCATAAACTGGGAGAAACTAGAGGCCGGCAGGATAACTCCCCCATTTACCATGTATCCTACTCCAGTGACAATGGCTGAAGCTATACCGGTGGATGACCTGCTCTCACctacagaatctgcaatatctgcagaGGATGAGAGCCTGTTAACAGGATTCTCCTTTACCAGTGACATGTGGACAACAATGAACTGCGTAAGACAAACTACCAGCCGCTGCATCATCCTCTAG